ATTGCGGTCAGCACAAGAATGATAGGACTGAATACTATGAGCCACAGCCATTTAAGAAACTTCTTTTTATCCTTTATTTCCATTTTTTGGCAATTAATATGAGCAAAAATACAAATAAAAATTTGCATTTTACAGTAGTTTATGACTTACTTTGCAGCCCATTAAAAAAGTAAAAAGAGGGGGTTTAAGCATTATGGGAGAGAATCTTGTTATAGTCGAATCACCTGCAAAGGCAAAGACTATTGAAAAATTTCTAGGTAAAGAGTACACTGTCAAATCCAGCTTTGGACATATTTGCGATCTTGCAAAAAAGAATCTTGGAATTGACATTGAACATGGATTTGAACCAAAGTATGAAGTCTCTGCAGACAAAAAGAAAGTTGTCTCTGAACTTAAAGCTTTGGCAAAAAAGGCGCAGACTGTCTGGCTTGCATCCGATGAAGACCGTGAGGGAGAGGCTATTGCATGGCATCTCCAGAATAATCTTGGTCTAAAAGATGAGAACACTAAGAGGATTGTGTTCCATGAAATTACCAAGAGCGCAATTTTGGAGGCAATTCAAAATCCGCGCAAAGTTGATATGGATTTGGTGATGGCGCAGCAAGCGCGCAGAGTGCTTGACCGTCTTGTCGGTTTTGAACTCTCCCCTATCCTTTGGAAAAAAGTTGCACCGAAACTTTCAGCGGGCAGAGTTCAATCTGTCGCAGTAAAATTAATAGTAGACAGAGAGCGTGAAATTCAGGTATTTAAGGCTGATTCTTTCTATAAGGTAACTGGCATTTTCCATCCCGCTACGCTTCCGGAAAAAATTAAGTTGAGCGCCGCGCTGGATACAAAATTTAATTCAAGCGCAGAGGCGGAAGCCTTCCTTAATAAGTGCCGCGGATGCAACTTTGCAGTTGAGGGGACAGAGAAAAAGAAAATTTCCAGAACACCTGCTCCTCCATTTACAACATCTGCGCTTCAGCAGGAGGCGGGACGTAAGTGCGGTTTCTCAGTTTCTCAAACAATGAGAATTGCGCAGAAACTTTATGAGAGCGGATTAATTACTTACATGCGTACAGATTCCACTAATTTATCTACGCTTGCGTTAACCACTATCAAACAGACAATTACAGAGAACTATGGAGCGCAATACTCCAAGACAAGACAATACAAAACAAAGAGCAAAGGGGCGCAGGAAGCTCATGAGGCTATACGTCCAACCTATGCTTCCAATCTAACAATAGAGGGAACTGCACAGGAGAAAAGACTTTACTCTTTAATTTGGAAACGCGCCGTTGCATCTCAAATGGCAGACGCAGAATTGGAGAAGACAGTTATAACAATTGGCGGAGATAAAATTTCTGAAAAGTTCACAAGCGAGGGAGAGCAAATTTTATTTGACGGATTTTTAAAGCTGTATCTGGAGGGAAGAGATGATGAGCCGGAGGAGGAAGCGGAGAATCAGCTTATTCCTGCTATTCCCGACAGCGAAAAAATGATGCCGTTGGAGATAGCTGCAACTCAGAGATTTACACAGAAACCTCCAAGATATTCAGAGGCCTCTCTTGTAAAGAAAATGGAGGAGCTGGAGATTGGCAGACCATCTACCTATGCTCCAACCATCACAACAATAATGGCAAGAGGCTATATTGTTAAAGAGGATAGAGACGGAGTAGAGAGGAAATATGAGAAGATGACCCTGTCGGGAGAAAAAATAGAGAAAACAGAATTGACGGAAAAGACAGGAGCTGAGAAAAATAAATTATTCCCGGAGGACATAGGAACTCTTGTGACGGATTTTCTGGAGAAGAATTTTACCTCTATTATGGACTACGGCTTTACTGCAAAAATTGAGGGTGACTTTGATAAGATTGCAGCGGGCAAAATGGTCTGGAACAATTTGATTAAAACATTCTACGGTCCTTTCCATCAGAAGGTTGAAGCCTCCATGGAAGAGAAGGGCCACGTAAATGCGCAGCGCTCTTTGGGCAAAGACCCTGCAAGCGGAAAAGAGATTATAGTAAGGCTTGGCAAATTTGGTCCTGTTGTTCAAAAGGGAGATAATGATGACCCTAAAAAAGAATTTTCCAGCCTTAGAAAAGGTCAGTCAATAGAAACAATTACTCTAGAAGAGGCGCTAAAATTATTTGACCTTCCAAGAGAAGTTGGAAAATGGAAAGATAAAGTTGTAACTGCGGCCATTGGCAGATTTGGTCCTTATATAAAGTATGACAACAAATTTGTCTCTCTTGGCAAACTATATGATCCTTACACTATTACAGAGGATGAGGCTTGCGCCCTGATAGAAGATCACATTCAAAAAGAGGCAAATAAAGTCATAAGAGTTTTTGAGAAAGAAGACATTCATGTTCTTAACGGAAGGTTTGGTCCGTACATAAAATGCGGCAAGGACAATTACAAAATTCCAAAGGGCAAAAATGCAAAGAAGGCGGAAGAATTAACGCTGGAAGATTGCCAGAATATTATCAAAAATTCAGAGCCAACCGGCAGAAGCAGAAGAGGGAAAAAGTAGAAGTTCTATTAGCTGGAAAAAATAGAAAGCTATATAA
The window above is part of the Bacteroidales bacterium genome. Proteins encoded here:
- the topA gene encoding type I DNA topoisomerase, with product MGENLVIVESPAKAKTIEKFLGKEYTVKSSFGHICDLAKKNLGIDIEHGFEPKYEVSADKKKVVSELKALAKKAQTVWLASDEDREGEAIAWHLQNNLGLKDENTKRIVFHEITKSAILEAIQNPRKVDMDLVMAQQARRVLDRLVGFELSPILWKKVAPKLSAGRVQSVAVKLIVDREREIQVFKADSFYKVTGIFHPATLPEKIKLSAALDTKFNSSAEAEAFLNKCRGCNFAVEGTEKKKISRTPAPPFTTSALQQEAGRKCGFSVSQTMRIAQKLYESGLITYMRTDSTNLSTLALTTIKQTITENYGAQYSKTRQYKTKSKGAQEAHEAIRPTYASNLTIEGTAQEKRLYSLIWKRAVASQMADAELEKTVITIGGDKISEKFTSEGEQILFDGFLKLYLEGRDDEPEEEAENQLIPAIPDSEKMMPLEIAATQRFTQKPPRYSEASLVKKMEELEIGRPSTYAPTITTIMARGYIVKEDRDGVERKYEKMTLSGEKIEKTELTEKTGAEKNKLFPEDIGTLVTDFLEKNFTSIMDYGFTAKIEGDFDKIAAGKMVWNNLIKTFYGPFHQKVEASMEEKGHVNAQRSLGKDPASGKEIIVRLGKFGPVVQKGDNDDPKKEFSSLRKGQSIETITLEEALKLFDLPREVGKWKDKVVTAAIGRFGPYIKYDNKFVSLGKLYDPYTITEDEACALIEDHIQKEANKVIRVFEKEDIHVLNGRFGPYIKCGKDNYKIPKGKNAKKAEELTLEDCQNIIKNSEPTGRSRRGKK